A window of Variovorax paradoxus genomic DNA:
ATGGCGCCGGGCGCTGCCAGGTCCATCGGATGGATACGCACGTTGATGGGATAGATCTTCTCGATCTCTTCCTTTGCGGCTGCCAGAGCCACGCCGTCGCGCGCGGCAAGATGCAGGTGGCAGCCTTCGGCCGCGAAAGAATGGGCGGCTGCGAGGCCGATGCCTTTGGAGGCGCCGGTGATGAGTACGGTCTTGCCTTCGAGTTCGAGTTTCATGGCGTGATGTCCTGGGGGATGCGGTCGAAAAATGGGTTTCGTTGAAAAGAAGAAGGCTGTCAGGCGCCGCCCGCGTCCTGCTCGGACAGCGCGGCGATGAGGTCGACGATGTCGTCCTCGAGCAGGCTCACGTGGTCGATGGCGGACGAGAACGCCGCGTCGGGGTCGTTGCGGCGGATGGCGTCGAGGATGGCCCCGTGCTCGCCGATGGTCGCGGTCATGCGGCCGGGCTGGAAGGTGACGTAGCGGCGGTACACGCGCACGCGCTTGCGCAGCGCGCGGGTCTGCTCCGCCAGGTAGTGCGTGTTGGAGGCTTCGTACAGCGCGTCATGGAAGTCCTGGTTCACGTCATAGAAGCGCGAGTGGTCGCCCGAAGCGAGGATGCTGGTCAGCTCGTCGTGCAACTGGCTCATGCGCAGCTTCTGCGCCTCGGTGGCGCGGCGCGCGGCGAACTTGGCGCACAGGCCTTCCATCACCGCCATCATCTGGAACATCTCGATGAGCATGGGCAGCGAGATGCGCGCCACGCACACGCCGCCCTGGCGGCTTCGCAGGTCGACGAGGCCGGTGGCGGCCAGCGCCTTGAGCGCCTCGCGCACCGGTGTGCGCGAGACCTTGAAGCGCTCGGCCAGCTCGGCTTCGTCGAGCCGCGCGCCGGGCTTCATGACGCCGCTGACGATCAGGTCTTCCAGCGTGTCCTTCAGTTCGTCGGACAGCGTGGCGCCCTTGCCGCGCTGACGCTCGCGTCCGCGCAGCGCCGTGGGTTCCACCATCTCGGGTTCGTCGCGTTCCATTTTCTTGCCTTCCTTTTTGTGGTTGTCGTCAGTCTTCAAGCGCGGGGGCTCCAGGGAATCGGTTCAGCTCGGGTGTCAGAACGGGCGGTCGCCCGCCACCGTGGTGCGGTGCATCACGCGGCGGTACACGTTGTCGTCGTACGGCGTGGCGCGGTGCATGGTGCAGCGGTTGTCCCACACCAGCAGGTCGCCGGCGAGCCACTTGTGGCGATAGCTGAATTCGGGCGAGATGGCATGCGCATTCAGCTCGGCCAGCAGCGCGGTGCTTTCGTCGGCGGGCAGGCCGTCGATCTGCTTGACCACGTCTTCGCCCACGTAGAGCGACAGGCGGCCGGTCTCGGGATGCGTGCGCACCAGCGGATGCACCACGTCCGGCGTGGCGGCCAGTTGCTCGGGCGTGAGCGGATTGCGGTCCGCGAAGGCCTTGCCGTAGTAATTGGCGTAGCTGTGCGTGGCCGTGAGGTGGCGGATGCGCGCCTTCATGTCGTCGTCCAGCGCGTCGTAGGCGGCGTGCATCGACGCGAAGAAGGTGTCGCCTTCCACCGGGGGCACTTCGAGCGCATAGAGCAGCGCGCCCATGGAAGGCTCGGCCTTGTACGACAGGTCGGAGTGCCAGTTCCAGCCTTCCTTGTGGTTGCCGATGGGCTTGCCGTTTTCCGACACGTTCGACAGCACGTAGACCTCGGGGTATTCCTTCTTGAGGAACTGCGTGAGCACATGGCCCAGCAGCGTGCCGAAGCGGCGCGAGAAGGCGACGTGCTGCGCCTCGTTGATGCTCTGGCCGCGAAACAGCAGCACCGAGCGCTGGTTGAGCGTGTCGCGCAGCACGGCGAAGTCGGCGTCGCTCACGGGCTCGCGCAGGTCGATGCCTTTGACTTCGGTGCCGATGAAAGAGGTGAGGTTCTCGAGTTGCATGGTTGAAAGATGTCTCAGGGGATTGAGGAAAGAAACGGCTGTCAGAGCCGGTAGTCGGGCTGGGTGCGCTCCAGCATGCGCAGGAACGCAGGCCATTCGCGCGTGCCGGGCGGCAGGATGTCGCCGGCGAATTCGGTGAACTGGCGCGCGGCCAGTTCGCTCGCTTCGGGCTGCGGATACACCAGCGACTCGCCAGGCGCCACGCCGCCCTGCGCGAGCAGCTGCACCTTGGCGGCCTTCTCGAAGTAGTACATGAGGATGAAGGCCTCGGGAATGGTCCGGCCCACGGTCAGGATGCCGTGGTTGCGCAGCACCAGCGTGTGGTGCGGGCCCAGGTCGCGCACCAGCCTTTCGCGCTCGCCGGTTTCCAGCGCCACGCCCTCGTAGTCGTGGAAGGCCGTGTGGCCCTGGTAGCGCATCGCGAACTGGCTCAGCGGCGCCAGGCCGTTGGGCATGGCCGCGATGGCGGTGCCGGCTTCGGAGTGGGTGTGCAGCACGCACAGCGCGTCGGGCCGGCCCGCGTGAATGGCGCTATGGATCACGAAGCCGGCCTGGTTGACTTCGGCGTCGGTGGCGTCCACCTTGTTGCCGTCGAGGTCGATCTTCACCAGCGAAGAGGCCGTCACCTCCGAGAACAGCAGCCCGTACGGGTTGATGAGGAAGTGATGCTCAGGCCCCGGCACGCGCGCCGAGATGTGGTTGTAGATCAGGTCGTCCATGCCGAAGTGCGCCACCAGCCGGTAGCAGGCGGCGAGCTGCACGCGCAGCTCGGCTTCGGTTTGCGGATACGCCGCGGGATTGTTCTTTGCCACGTTCATCAACGCCACCACACCAGTTTTTGATCGATCCAGACGAGCAGGCCATAAAAGACCATGCTCGCCACCGATGCGATGAGCACCGCCGACCACACGCTCAGCAGGTCGACCTGCTGCGTCGACTCATAGATCATTCGCCCGAGCCCCGCGTAGGCGCCCAGCATCTCGCCGACGATCGCGACGATCATGCTGCGCGGCACGCCGATGCGAAGCGCGGTGACCACCGAAGGCATCGCCACCGGCAGGCGCAGGCGCCACACGATCTTCAATGGCCCTGCCCCGAAGCTGCGCATCAGGTTCACCGCCGCGGCATCGGCCTGCTTCAGGCCGTGCAATGCATTCACCAGCATGGTGAAGCCCACCGCCAGCGCCACCAACGCGATCTTCGACGCGGCGCCAAGGCCGAACCAGATCAGGAACAGCGGCGCATACGCCACCGTAGGCACCGCGTTGACCGCCACGGCCAGCGGCATCACCACGCGTTCCAGCGGCGGCGCGAGCAGCAGCAACACGGCCAGCAGCAGGCCCAGAATGCTGCCCAACGCATAGCCGCCCAGCGCCTCGCCCAGCGTGGCCAGCAGCGCAGCCATCAGGCGGCCGGTGTCCGTAAAGGCGTGCTGCACGATCGAGCCCAGGCTGGGCAGCACGAAAGGCGGAATCTTGAAGAGCAGGATCGCGCCCTCCCACACCGCCAGCAGCACGACGATGCTCAGCACCACCGGCACCACGGGCGAAGCCATCAGCTTTCGCTGCGCCACCATACGAGCCTCCTTTCCACGAAGGTGAGCAACCCGTAGAGCAGCGCACCCATCAGCCCGCAGGCAAACATCACCACCCACAGGCGCACCACCAGGTCAGCGTTCATCGCCTCCATCAGCATCACGCCCAGGCCCACGGTTTC
This region includes:
- a CDS encoding ABC transporter permease; this encodes MVAQRKLMASPVVPVVLSIVVLLAVWEGAILLFKIPPFVLPSLGSIVQHAFTDTGRLMAALLATLGEALGGYALGSILGLLLAVLLLLAPPLERVVMPLAVAVNAVPTVAYAPLFLIWFGLGAASKIALVALAVGFTMLVNALHGLKQADAAAVNLMRSFGAGPLKIVWRLRLPVAMPSVVTALRIGVPRSMIVAIVGEMLGAYAGLGRMIYESTQQVDLLSVWSAVLIASVASMVFYGLLVWIDQKLVWWR
- a CDS encoding class II aldolase/adducin family protein, which produces MNVAKNNPAAYPQTEAELRVQLAACYRLVAHFGMDDLIYNHISARVPGPEHHFLINPYGLLFSEVTASSLVKIDLDGNKVDATDAEVNQAGFVIHSAIHAGRPDALCVLHTHSEAGTAIAAMPNGLAPLSQFAMRYQGHTAFHDYEGVALETGERERLVRDLGPHHTLVLRNHGILTVGRTIPEAFILMYYFEKAAKVQLLAQGGVAPGESLVYPQPEASELAARQFTEFAGDILPPGTREWPAFLRMLERTQPDYRL
- a CDS encoding GntR family transcriptional regulator codes for the protein MERDEPEMVEPTALRGRERQRGKGATLSDELKDTLEDLIVSGVMKPGARLDEAELAERFKVSRTPVREALKALAATGLVDLRSRQGGVCVARISLPMLIEMFQMMAVMEGLCAKFAARRATEAQKLRMSQLHDELTSILASGDHSRFYDVNQDFHDALYEASNTHYLAEQTRALRKRVRVYRRYVTFQPGRMTATIGEHGAILDAIRRNDPDAAFSSAIDHVSLLEDDIVDLIAALSEQDAGGA
- a CDS encoding TauD/TfdA dioxygenase family protein → MQLENLTSFIGTEVKGIDLREPVSDADFAVLRDTLNQRSVLLFRGQSINEAQHVAFSRRFGTLLGHVLTQFLKKEYPEVYVLSNVSENGKPIGNHKEGWNWHSDLSYKAEPSMGALLYALEVPPVEGDTFFASMHAAYDALDDDMKARIRHLTATHSYANYYGKAFADRNPLTPEQLAATPDVVHPLVRTHPETGRLSLYVGEDVVKQIDGLPADESTALLAELNAHAISPEFSYRHKWLAGDLLVWDNRCTMHRATPYDDNVYRRVMHRTTVAGDRPF